A DNA window from Porphyromonas gingivalis ATCC 33277 contains the following coding sequences:
- a CDS encoding sulfide/dihydroorotate dehydrogenase-like FAD/NAD-binding protein — MNKIVSKEYFSANVIKLEVEAPRIAKSRRAGHFVIIRVGEKGERIPLTIAQADIKRGTITLVVQAVGKSSKKLAELEVGDYITDVVGPLGQSTHIEKVGTVVCAGGGVGVAPLLPIVEAFHKAGNRVIVVLAARTKDLVILEEQMRANSDEVIIMTDDGSYGTKGLVTDGVESVIKRETVDLCVTIGPAVMMKFVSLLTKRYEIPTIASLNTIMVDGTGMCGACRISVGGQTKFVCVDGPEFDAHQVDFDEMIMRLGAYREME; from the coding sequence ATGAATAAAATCGTATCCAAAGAATACTTCTCGGCTAATGTGATCAAGCTGGAAGTAGAGGCTCCTCGTATAGCCAAATCGCGAAGAGCAGGACATTTTGTAATCATCCGCGTTGGAGAAAAAGGCGAACGCATCCCCCTGACTATTGCACAGGCTGACATAAAGCGCGGTACCATTACCTTAGTGGTTCAGGCCGTGGGCAAATCTTCCAAGAAATTGGCCGAACTCGAAGTCGGCGACTATATCACGGATGTGGTAGGTCCGCTGGGACAGAGTACGCATATCGAAAAGGTCGGCACAGTGGTTTGTGCCGGAGGCGGTGTGGGCGTGGCTCCTTTGCTCCCGATCGTGGAGGCTTTCCACAAAGCAGGCAACCGTGTAATTGTCGTATTGGCTGCCAGAACTAAAGATCTGGTTATCCTTGAAGAACAAATGCGAGCCAATAGCGATGAAGTGATCATCATGACAGACGATGGGTCTTATGGGACGAAAGGCCTCGTAACAGATGGAGTGGAAAGCGTTATCAAACGGGAAACGGTAGACCTCTGCGTTACGATCGGGCCGGCTGTGATGATGAAGTTCGTTTCTCTCCTGACCAAACGTTACGAGATACCGACCATAGCTTCTCTCAATACAATTATGGTGGATGGCACCGGTATGTGTGGGGCTTGTCGTATAAGCGTGGGAGGACAGACGAAATTCGTCTGTGTCGATGGCCCCGAATTCGATGCACACCAAGTGGATTTCGATGAGATGATCATGCGTTTGGGCGCATACCGAGAGATGGAATAA
- a CDS encoding ion transporter, with protein MKMIEWLTSKLPDRAHVRSIMFGMNTPTGRLFDILLLCLILLSVIVVSAESTVGLSHSTRNFLHWCEWVITIVFTIEYILRIYCLHKPWRYILSFYGIIDLISILPSYIALIYSGAQVLMVFRILRLLRIFRILSLNNLVSAGDMLVRSIRASMAKIMVFMLFLLLLVTILGSVMYLIEGRGNPNFSSIPKSIYWAIVTLTTVGYGDITPVTAVGQLVSTIVMLLGYSIIAVPTGIISAEMTKSNRTDSMVAFDTPIRCPRCNKRIRRHKARYCDQCGYSLFTHGHTVVPNTCKPEGDTGSNE; from the coding sequence ATGAAGATGATAGAATGGCTCACAAGCAAACTGCCCGATCGGGCACATGTTCGCTCCATCATGTTCGGCATGAATACCCCCACGGGACGCCTCTTCGATATTCTCCTGCTATGCCTCATCCTTCTGAGCGTCATTGTCGTCTCAGCAGAAAGTACCGTAGGCCTGTCCCATAGCACGAGGAATTTTTTGCATTGGTGCGAGTGGGTTATCACCATTGTATTCACTATCGAATACATCCTGCGGATCTACTGCCTTCATAAACCGTGGCGGTACATCCTTTCCTTTTACGGCATCATAGACCTCATCTCCATACTTCCCTCCTATATAGCCCTTATCTATAGCGGAGCACAGGTGCTGATGGTCTTCCGCATCCTTCGACTGCTGAGGATCTTCCGTATCCTGAGCCTGAACAACCTCGTCTCGGCAGGCGATATGCTCGTGCGATCGATACGCGCCAGCATGGCCAAGATTATGGTCTTCATGCTTTTTCTTCTCCTGCTCGTCACCATTCTCGGCTCGGTCATGTACCTGATCGAAGGACGGGGCAATCCCAATTTTTCCAGTATCCCCAAGTCCATCTATTGGGCTATCGTCACGCTGACCACTGTAGGCTATGGCGATATTACCCCCGTCACGGCCGTCGGGCAGTTGGTATCCACGATAGTCATGCTGCTTGGTTATTCCATCATTGCCGTACCGACGGGAATCATTTCGGCCGAGATGACCAAATCCAATCGCACCGACTCCATGGTGGCTTTCGATACACCCATCCGCTGTCCGCGCTGCAACAAACGCATCCGCAGACACAAGGCCCGCTACTGCGACCAATGTGGCTACTCGCTTTTTACACACGGTCATACGGTAGTCCCCAACACCTGTAAGCCGGAAGGGGATACCGGCAGTAACGAATAG
- a CDS encoding HU family DNA-binding protein: MAVSFKVKERKVMINGQPAKIRYAQTLKTGDMDLSEICDLTSKISAVSEGDVRSIINTVTGLVITGLKQGRAISLGELGRFRISLSSKAAKEGEEFTVENIRRARVLFLPGGDIRRACRQIRLKGINMLRPGEQQGGTPSVPVSPEGGGEQGSGGGGL; this comes from the coding sequence AGAACGAAAAGTGATGATCAACGGACAGCCGGCGAAGATTCGATACGCCCAAACCCTGAAAACAGGAGATATGGATTTGTCCGAGATCTGCGATCTGACAAGCAAAATCTCCGCTGTGAGTGAGGGAGATGTCCGCTCTATCATCAATACGGTAACGGGCCTTGTCATCACCGGACTCAAGCAAGGACGGGCTATCTCGTTGGGAGAATTGGGTCGCTTCCGGATCAGTCTCAGCTCCAAAGCCGCCAAAGAAGGAGAGGAATTTACCGTGGAAAATATCCGCCGAGCACGGGTGCTCTTTCTGCCCGGTGGAGATATTCGCCGCGCCTGTCGGCAAATTCGTCTGAAAGGGATCAATATGCTTCGTCCCGGAGAACAGCAAGGTGGTACTCCCTCTGTTCCTGTTTCTCCCGAGGGCGGCGGTGAGCAAGGTAGCGGAGGCGGCGGTCTCTAA
- a CDS encoding N-acetylmuramoyl-L-alanine amidase: MNTIKYIVIHCSATRSNMTYTSLQLDRDHRARGFRSAGYHFYIRRNGDTEALRPMTEPGAHAKGYNHCSIGVCYEGGLDAAAKPADTRTPQQKTALRRLLMELRNLYPQASIVGHRDLSYDRNYDGSITPDEWMKACPCFDAHAEYSRL; the protein is encoded by the coding sequence ATGAATACCATCAAATATATAGTCATCCACTGTTCGGCCACAAGATCCAATATGACCTATACATCGCTTCAGCTCGATCGCGACCACCGGGCACGAGGGTTTCGCTCGGCCGGTTATCACTTCTACATCCGTCGCAATGGAGATACGGAGGCATTGCGTCCGATGACAGAGCCGGGAGCACACGCCAAAGGGTACAATCACTGTAGTATAGGTGTCTGCTACGAGGGAGGTCTGGATGCGGCGGCTAAGCCGGCCGATACGCGAACTCCGCAGCAGAAAACCGCCCTGAGGCGTTTGCTGATGGAACTGAGAAACCTGTACCCACAGGCGAGTATAGTCGGCCATCGCGACTTGAGCTACGATCGCAATTACGACGGGAGCATTACTCCCGACGAATGGATGAAGGCTTGTCCTTGTTTCGATGCACATGCAGAATACAGTCGGCTATGA
- the trmD gene encoding tRNA (guanosine(37)-N1)-methyltransferase TrmD translates to MRIDIITVLPEMIENTLNCSIIGRAQERGLLELKLHQLRDYSTDKWKRVDDYPFGGEPGMVMQVEPIDRIITELKTQREYDEVIFTSPDGERFDQPMANELSLLSNLIILCGHYKGIDYRIREHLITREISIGDYVLTGGELAAAVMTDAIARLIPGVLNDAGSALSDTFQDNLLAPPVYTRPAEYKGWRVPDILLSGHEANIAKWRLEQAVERTKRLRPDLIKD, encoded by the coding sequence ATGCGCATTGATATAATCACCGTGCTGCCCGAAATGATCGAAAATACACTCAACTGCTCGATCATCGGGAGGGCACAAGAAAGAGGACTGCTGGAACTGAAGCTGCACCAGCTTCGCGACTATTCCACCGATAAATGGAAACGTGTGGACGACTATCCATTCGGTGGAGAGCCTGGCATGGTGATGCAAGTAGAACCGATCGACCGGATTATCACCGAACTGAAAACCCAGAGAGAATACGATGAGGTGATATTCACCTCTCCCGACGGTGAGCGTTTCGACCAACCGATGGCCAATGAACTGAGTCTCCTATCCAATTTGATTATTCTTTGTGGACATTATAAGGGGATAGACTATCGTATCAGGGAACATTTGATCACTCGTGAGATTTCGATCGGCGACTACGTACTCACCGGCGGAGAGTTGGCCGCCGCCGTGATGACCGATGCGATCGCCCGTCTCATCCCCGGAGTTCTCAACGATGCCGGCAGCGCACTGTCCGACACCTTTCAGGACAATCTGCTGGCCCCTCCGGTCTATACCCGACCGGCCGAATATAAAGGTTGGCGAGTGCCGGATATTCTACTCAGCGGACATGAAGCCAATATCGCCAAATGGCGCCTTGAACAAGCTGTCGAGCGTACTAAGCGGTTGCGCCCCGATTTGATAAAAGACTGA